One window of Pseudomonas urmiensis genomic DNA carries:
- a CDS encoding sulfite exporter TauE/SafE family protein: MLAQLPFSTLDWLPILLGVGVAYIVFGIAGFGTALIAGPVLIHFMPLAKIIPLLVLLDFVAAFGNWLPARKAVARDELLRLLPFMALGCTLGVIFLLQLKSDFLLLLMGLFISLYAVYSLAVKVRPARLRGLWAAPMGTVGGLFGALFGSGGFLYAIYLNARLESKEQARATQSALISCSTVVRLSLFLIAGVYDDSRLLLLAACLLPVMFIGLWLGRRLTLKLSRDAFVRLVTWLVLASGLALIGRYLSG, encoded by the coding sequence ATGCTTGCCCAACTGCCTTTCTCTACCCTCGACTGGCTGCCGATCCTGCTGGGTGTCGGCGTCGCCTACATCGTCTTTGGCATCGCCGGCTTCGGTACGGCGTTGATCGCCGGGCCGGTGCTGATTCACTTCATGCCGCTGGCGAAGATCATCCCGTTGTTGGTGCTGCTGGATTTCGTCGCTGCGTTCGGCAACTGGCTGCCGGCACGCAAGGCGGTGGCGCGGGATGAACTGCTGCGGCTGTTGCCGTTCATGGCGCTGGGTTGCACCTTGGGCGTGATCTTCTTGTTGCAGCTCAAGTCGGACTTTCTGCTGTTATTGATGGGCCTGTTCATCAGTCTCTATGCCGTCTACAGCTTGGCGGTGAAGGTGCGCCCAGCGCGTCTGCGCGGCCTTTGGGCGGCGCCCATGGGCACTGTCGGCGGGCTGTTCGGGGCGCTGTTTGGCAGTGGCGGCTTCCTCTATGCGATCTACCTCAATGCACGGCTTGAGTCCAAGGAGCAGGCGCGGGCGACGCAGAGTGCGTTGATCAGTTGCAGCACGGTGGTACGCCTGTCGTTGTTCCTGATTGCCGGGGTGTATGACGATAGCCGCTTGTTGTTGCTCGCCGCCTGTTTGTTGCCGGTGATGTTCATCGGGCTGTGGCTCGGGCGGCGGCTAACCCTGAAATTATCGCGCGATGCTTTCGTACGTCTGGTCACCTGGCTGGTGCTGGCCAGCGGCCTGGCGTTGATTGGTCGCTATCTGAGCGGTTGA
- the xseA gene encoding exodeoxyribonuclease VII large subunit, with amino-acid sequence MIKDPFERLGLDREVLTVSQLNGRARVLLEDVFRNVWVEGEISNLARPASGHIYFTLKDSGAQVRCALFRQNAARVRQALRDGLAVRVRGKVSLFEGRGDYQLILDTVEPAGDGALRLAFEALKEKLGGEGLFSAEGKKPLPAHPQRIGIITSPTGAVIRDIISVFRRRAPQVELNLIPTAVQGREAINQIVRALRLADSRGFDALILARGGGSLEDLWCFNEEAVARAIAACVTPIVSAVGHETDVSISDFVADVRAPTPSAAAELLAPDSSGLQLRLDGLQRRLLLRMQNRLSHDRLRVEGLARRLRHPGERLRQQAQRLDDLDMRLRRAFMLTMKQRHERLGRLDMRLSAQHPGRALKLLSQRLDSLAERLPRAMREVLKDRRQRFQAQLQTLQVVSPLATLARGYSILLDDRGHAIRSAAQTRNGQRLTARLNEGELQVRVEDNHQTPVTLSLLD; translated from the coding sequence ATGATCAAAGACCCTTTCGAACGACTCGGCCTGGACCGCGAGGTCCTCACCGTCAGCCAACTGAACGGCCGCGCCCGCGTGCTGCTCGAAGATGTGTTCCGCAACGTCTGGGTAGAAGGCGAGATTTCCAACCTGGCCCGCCCGGCATCCGGCCACATCTATTTCACCCTCAAGGACAGCGGCGCACAGGTGCGCTGCGCCTTGTTCCGGCAAAACGCCGCCCGTGTGCGCCAGGCACTGCGCGATGGCCTGGCGGTGCGGGTGCGTGGCAAGGTGTCGCTGTTCGAGGGGCGTGGCGACTACCAACTGATTCTCGACACCGTCGAACCGGCCGGTGATGGCGCGCTGCGTTTGGCTTTCGAGGCGCTGAAAGAAAAGCTCGGCGGCGAAGGCTTGTTCAGCGCCGAAGGCAAGAAGCCCTTGCCCGCCCATCCGCAGCGCATCGGCATCATTACCTCGCCGACCGGCGCGGTGATCCGCGACATCATCAGCGTATTCCGCCGCCGCGCACCGCAGGTCGAGCTGAACCTGATCCCCACCGCAGTGCAGGGCCGCGAGGCGATCAACCAGATCGTCCGCGCCCTGCGCCTGGCTGACAGCCGGGGGTTCGATGCGCTGATCCTGGCCCGCGGTGGCGGCTCGCTGGAAGACCTCTGGTGCTTCAACGAAGAAGCCGTAGCGCGCGCCATAGCCGCCTGCGTCACGCCCATCGTCAGCGCCGTAGGGCATGAGACCGACGTGTCGATCAGCGATTTCGTCGCTGACGTGCGCGCCCCGACGCCCTCGGCCGCCGCCGAGCTGCTGGCCCCGGACAGCAGCGGCCTGCAATTGCGTCTGGATGGCCTGCAACGCCGCCTGCTGCTGCGTATGCAGAACCGCCTGAGCCACGACCGCCTGCGCGTCGAAGGCCTGGCCCGGCGCCTGCGCCACCCAGGCGAACGCCTACGCCAGCAGGCCCAGCGCCTGGACGACCTGGACATGCGCCTGCGCCGCGCCTTCATGCTCACCATGAAGCAGCGCCACGAGCGCCTGGGGCGGCTCGACATGCGTCTGTCCGCCCAGCATCCAGGACGCGCGCTGAAGCTGCTTAGCCAGCGTTTGGACAGCCTCGCCGAGCGCCTGCCACGGGCCATGCGTGAAGTGCTCAAGGACCGCCGCCAGCGCTTCCAGGCCCAATTGCAGACCCTGCAGGTGGTCAGCCCCCTGGCGACCCTGGCGCGCGGCTACAGCATCCTGCTCGATGACCGCGGCCACGCTATCCGCAGCGCCGCCCAGACCCGCAACGGCCAACGCCTGACTGCCCGCCTCAACGAGGGCGAACTGCAGGTGCGAGTCGAAGACAACCACCAGACTCCGGTCACCCTCTCGCTACTGGACTGA
- the guaB gene encoding IMP dehydrogenase, producing the protein MLRISQEALTFDDILLVPGYSEVLPNEVSLKTRLTRGIELNIPLVSAAMDTVTEARLAIAMAQEGGIGIIHKNMTIEQQAGEVRKVKKFEAGVVKDPITIDADATVRDLFDLTRLNNISGVPVLENGDLVGIVTSRDVRFETRLDAKVRDVMTPKERLVTVREGADKNEVRELLHKHRLEKVLIVDDKFSLKGMMTVKDIEKAKAYPLASKDDQGRLRVGAAVGTGKDTGERVAALVAAGVDVVVVDTAHGHSKGVIDRVRWVKETYPQVQVIGGNIATGAAAKALAEAGADAVKVGIGPGSICTTRIVAGVGVPQISAIANVAAALEGTGVPLIADGGIRFSGDLSKAIVAGASCVMMGSMFAGTEEAPGEVELFQGRSYKAYRGMGSLGAMAQAQGSSDRYFQDSSAGAEKLVPEGIEGRVPYKGALAAIIHQLMGGLRSSMGYTGSATIEEMRTKPEFVRITGAGMAESHVHDVQITKEAPNYRVG; encoded by the coding sequence ATGCTGCGTATCAGCCAAGAAGCCCTGACCTTCGACGATATTCTCCTTGTACCTGGTTATTCTGAGGTACTGCCTAATGAAGTCAGTCTCAAGACCCGTTTGACCCGTGGCATCGAACTGAACATTCCGCTGGTCTCCGCTGCCATGGATACCGTCACCGAAGCGCGCCTGGCCATCGCCATGGCCCAGGAAGGCGGTATCGGCATCATCCACAAGAACATGACCATCGAGCAACAGGCCGGCGAAGTACGCAAGGTCAAGAAGTTCGAGGCTGGCGTGGTCAAGGACCCGATCACCATCGACGCCGACGCCACTGTGCGTGACCTGTTCGACCTGACTCGCCTGAACAACATCTCCGGTGTTCCAGTGCTGGAGAACGGCGACCTGGTCGGTATCGTCACTTCCCGTGACGTGCGCTTCGAGACCCGTCTGGACGCCAAGGTGCGTGATGTGATGACGCCTAAAGAGCGTCTGGTCACCGTCCGCGAAGGCGCCGACAAGAACGAAGTGCGCGAGCTGCTGCACAAGCATCGCCTCGAGAAAGTGCTGATCGTCGACGACAAGTTCAGCCTCAAGGGCATGATGACCGTCAAGGACATCGAGAAGGCCAAGGCCTACCCGCTGGCGAGCAAGGACGACCAAGGTCGCCTGCGCGTCGGCGCTGCCGTCGGTACTGGCAAGGACACCGGCGAGCGCGTAGCCGCCCTGGTGGCTGCTGGCGTCGACGTGGTGGTGGTGGATACCGCTCACGGTCACTCCAAAGGTGTGATCGATCGCGTTCGTTGGGTCAAGGAGACCTACCCGCAAGTCCAGGTCATCGGTGGCAACATCGCGACCGGCGCTGCGGCCAAGGCCCTGGCAGAAGCCGGCGCTGACGCGGTCAAGGTCGGTATCGGCCCAGGCTCGATCTGCACCACCCGTATCGTTGCTGGCGTCGGCGTGCCGCAAATCAGCGCCATCGCCAACGTCGCTGCCGCGCTGGAAGGCACGGGTGTGCCACTGATCGCCGACGGCGGTATCCGCTTCTCCGGTGACCTGTCCAAGGCCATCGTCGCTGGCGCCTCGTGCGTGATGATGGGTTCGATGTTCGCCGGTACCGAAGAAGCGCCGGGCGAAGTCGAGCTGTTCCAGGGCCGCTCGTACAAGGCTTACCGTGGCATGGGTTCGCTGGGAGCCATGGCGCAGGCGCAGGGCTCCTCGGACCGTTACTTCCAGGACTCCTCGGCCGGTGCCGAGAAGCTGGTGCCGGAAGGCATCGAAGGCCGTGTGCCGTACAAGGGCGCGCTGGCTGCGATCATCCACCAGCTGATGGGCGGCCTGCGTTCGTCCATGGGCTACACCGGCAGCGCGACCATCGAAGAGATGCGCACCAAGCCTGAGTTCGTACGCATCACCGGAGCCGGCATGGCCGAGTCTCACGTGCATGACGTGCAGATCACCAAGGAAGCGCCCAACTACCGCGTAGGTTGA
- a CDS encoding sugar ABC transporter ATPase: protein MNTQSIIVPKLSTVPVHEARARAILRWLVREKIVEEQLSTCGRTGNRMGYALAAGARKIALHPEKLPFDQPVNGLEVMLKRCIYTPAEGFLEEAGCPECRREVGEPLFESLEEWMPAVSDNFTCPLCGFEDDINGFLFLQPCAFSNLGFIFNNWGEAGFTPAFLDAFADWLDQKVAVVQVKLP from the coding sequence ATGAACACCCAGAGCATCATCGTTCCCAAACTGTCCACTGTGCCGGTGCATGAAGCCCGCGCCCGAGCGATCCTGCGCTGGCTGGTACGCGAGAAAATCGTCGAAGAGCAACTGAGCACCTGCGGTCGCACCGGCAACCGCATGGGTTATGCCCTGGCCGCAGGCGCCCGGAAGATCGCCTTGCACCCAGAAAAGCTGCCCTTCGATCAGCCGGTCAATGGCCTGGAAGTGATGCTCAAGCGCTGCATCTATACCCCTGCCGAAGGCTTTCTAGAAGAGGCCGGTTGCCCAGAGTGTCGACGGGAAGTCGGCGAGCCGTTGTTCGAGAGCCTGGAGGAATGGATGCCGGCGGTGAGCGATAACTTCACCTGCCCGCTGTGCGGTTTTGAAGATGACATCAATGGCTTCCTGTTCCTCCAGCCATGTGCCTTTTCCAACCTGGGATTCATCTTCAACAACTGGGGCGAGGCCGGATTTACCCCGGCCTTCCTCGACGCCTTCGCCGACTGGCTCGACCAGAAGGTGGCGGTTGTGCAGGTAAAACTGCCATAA
- a CDS encoding multicopper oxidase family protein — translation MSFTRRQMLKGLTGLVVVGLGAGGAARYWLGKVEDENAGHDYELIAAPLEVELVPGFKSEAWAFGPSVPGTELRVRQGTWLRVRFINHLPVETTIHWHGIRLPLEMDGVPYVSQLPVKPGEFFDYKFRVPDAGSYWYHPHVASSEELGRGLVGPLIVEEREPTGFVHERTLSLKTWHVDEQGGWMPFSVPREAARNGTAGRLITINGQAGSVTELPAGQVVRVRLLNLDNTWTYRINLRGNCEAMIYALDGNPITPRPLKKDYWLGPGMRICLAIRIPQAGEEISLRDGFVRLGTLRSVASAEAPGEWPPALPANPIAEPDLESAEKLNFNFEWAGKVSVGTENGKPPSLWQINGQAWDITDKTCAERPIATLQKGKSYIFELKNMTQYQHPIHLHGMSFKVIGSNRHKITEPWFTDTYLLGKNERAQIALVADNPGTWMFHCHVIDHMETGLMAAIAVV, via the coding sequence ATGTCCTTTACCCGTCGACAAATGCTCAAGGGCCTGACCGGCCTGGTCGTGGTTGGCCTGGGCGCTGGAGGCGCAGCGCGCTATTGGCTGGGCAAGGTCGAGGACGAGAATGCCGGACACGACTACGAACTGATCGCCGCGCCGCTCGAGGTCGAGCTGGTACCTGGCTTCAAGAGTGAGGCCTGGGCGTTCGGTCCGTCGGTGCCGGGTACCGAATTGCGGGTACGCCAGGGCACCTGGCTGCGGGTGCGGTTCATCAACCACCTGCCGGTGGAAACCACCATTCACTGGCATGGCATCCGCCTGCCGCTGGAAATGGACGGTGTGCCCTATGTGTCGCAACTGCCGGTCAAACCGGGCGAGTTCTTCGACTACAAGTTCCGCGTGCCGGATGCTGGCAGCTATTGGTATCACCCGCACGTCGCCAGCTCCGAAGAGCTTGGGCGCGGCCTGGTCGGGCCGTTGATCGTCGAGGAGCGCGAGCCTACCGGATTTGTTCACGAGCGGACCTTGAGCCTGAAGACCTGGCACGTTGACGAGCAGGGCGGCTGGATGCCCTTCAGCGTACCGCGTGAGGCGGCGCGCAACGGCACAGCGGGGCGGCTGATCACCATCAATGGCCAGGCCGGGTCAGTCACTGAGCTGCCCGCCGGCCAAGTGGTTCGGGTCCGCCTGCTGAACCTGGATAACACCTGGACCTACCGGATCAACCTGCGCGGCAACTGCGAGGCGATGATCTATGCGCTGGACGGCAACCCGATCACCCCGCGGCCGCTGAAGAAAGACTATTGGCTGGGTCCGGGCATGCGCATCTGCCTGGCCATCCGTATTCCTCAGGCGGGTGAAGAAATCTCCTTGCGTGATGGTTTCGTACGCCTGGGCACCCTGCGTTCAGTGGCGAGTGCCGAGGCGCCGGGTGAATGGCCGCCCGCCTTGCCGGCCAACCCGATTGCCGAGCCGGACCTGGAAAGTGCCGAGAAGCTCAACTTCAATTTCGAGTGGGCTGGCAAGGTGTCGGTCGGCACCGAGAACGGCAAGCCGCCGAGCCTGTGGCAGATCAACGGCCAGGCCTGGGACATTACCGACAAGACCTGCGCCGAGCGGCCAATAGCCACGCTGCAGAAGGGCAAGAGCTACATCTTCGAACTTAAGAACATGACCCAGTACCAGCACCCGATTCACCTACATGGCATGAGTTTCAAGGTGATCGGCTCCAATCGTCACAAGATCACCGAGCCGTGGTTCACCGACACTTACCTGCTGGGCAAGAACGAACGCGCGCAGATCGCATTGGTGGCCGATAACCCGGGCACCTGGATGTTCCACTGCCACGTCATCGACCACATGGAAACCGGCCTGATGGCCGCGATTGCGGTGGTCTGA
- a CDS encoding M23 family metallopeptidase, with amino-acid sequence MPRLFAPLLALSLTLLTSVAQASYITRTLNKPVPGGVAVVNLGPGASAPDARFDGKPVLVVKEQDAWLAIVGIPLTQKPGTATLSQGTRSLPFTVGSKKYPEQHITLKNKRQVNPNPADLKRIDRELAEQIKAYRSFSPNLPSNLILDKPVSGPLSSKFGVRRFFNGEERNPHAGLDFAVPAGTPIKTPANGKVILVGDYFFNGRTVFVDHGQGFISMFCHMSKIDVQPGQQLRRGEVVGRVGSTGRATGPHMHWNVSLNDARVDPAIFIGAFQP; translated from the coding sequence ATGCCGCGCCTGTTCGCTCCCCTGCTTGCCCTCTCACTGACGCTACTGACTAGCGTTGCCCAGGCCAGCTACATCACCCGCACGCTGAACAAGCCAGTGCCGGGCGGCGTCGCCGTGGTCAACCTGGGGCCAGGCGCCAGTGCGCCGGATGCTCGTTTCGACGGCAAGCCGGTGCTGGTGGTCAAGGAGCAAGATGCCTGGCTGGCGATCGTCGGCATCCCGCTGACGCAAAAGCCCGGCACGGCCACCCTGAGCCAAGGCACACGCAGCCTGCCCTTCACGGTCGGCAGCAAGAAATACCCCGAGCAGCACATCACCCTCAAGAACAAGCGACAGGTCAACCCGAACCCGGCCGACCTCAAGCGCATCGACCGCGAGCTGGCCGAGCAGATCAAGGCCTACCGCAGCTTCAGCCCTAACCTGCCGAGCAACCTGATCCTCGACAAGCCGGTTAGCGGGCCGCTGTCGAGCAAGTTTGGTGTGCGTCGGTTCTTCAACGGCGAAGAACGCAATCCGCATGCAGGCCTGGACTTTGCGGTACCTGCAGGCACCCCGATCAAGACCCCGGCCAATGGCAAGGTGATTCTGGTGGGTGACTACTTCTTCAATGGCCGGACCGTGTTCGTCGACCATGGCCAGGGCTTTATCAGCATGTTCTGCCACATGTCGAAGATCGACGTGCAGCCCGGGCAGCAGCTGCGCCGCGGTGAAGTGGTCGGCCGAGTGGGCTCCACTGGCCGGGCCACCGGGCCGCACATGCACTGGAACGTCAGCCTGAATGATGCGCGGGTGGATCCGGCGATCTTCATTGGCGCATTCCAGCCCTAG
- the leuA gene encoding 2-isopropylmalate synthase — MTMLKDPSKKYRAFPTIDLPDRTWPSKAITEAPIWCSSDLRDGNQSLIEPMDAEKKLRFWKTLVQVGVKEIEASFPSASQTDFDFVRTLIEDGHIPDDTTIQVLTQAREDLIARTFESLRGAKKAIVHLYNATSPSFRRIVFNQDKQGVKDIAVNAAKLFVKYAAQQPETHWTFQYSPETFSATELEFAKEVCDAVIEVWNPTPEHKIILNLPATVEVATPNVYADQIEWFCRNVNRRDSVIISLHCHNDRGTGIAATELGLMAGADRAEGCLFGNGERTGNVDLVTLALNLYTQGIDSKLDFSDIDGVRKVVEECNQLPVHPRHPYVGDLVHTAFSGSHQDAIRKGFAKQQEGELWEVPYLPIDPADIGRSYEAVIRVNSQSGKGGITYLLEQEYGISLPRRMQIEFSQVVQGETDRLGLEMTAQQIHGLLHKEYLQANSPYALVSHRLQEENGHSAVEVEVAGEGETTLHWRGKGNGALEALVAGLPIAVEIMDYNEHAIGAGTNAKAAAYIELRVAGGRPVHGVGIDENITTASFKALFSALNRSLSQQEAKAA; from the coding sequence ATGACCATGCTCAAAGACCCTTCGAAGAAATACCGCGCCTTCCCGACCATCGACCTGCCCGACCGCACCTGGCCGTCGAAAGCCATCACCGAGGCGCCAATCTGGTGCAGCTCGGACCTGCGTGATGGCAACCAGTCGCTGATCGAGCCGATGGACGCGGAGAAGAAGCTGCGGTTCTGGAAGACCCTGGTGCAAGTGGGCGTGAAGGAGATCGAGGCATCGTTCCCTTCGGCCTCGCAGACCGATTTCGACTTCGTGCGCACCCTGATCGAAGACGGCCACATCCCTGACGACACCACCATCCAGGTGCTGACCCAGGCCCGTGAAGACTTGATCGCGCGGACCTTCGAGTCCCTGCGCGGCGCCAAGAAGGCCATCGTTCACCTGTACAACGCTACCAGCCCGTCGTTCCGCCGTATCGTCTTCAACCAAGACAAGCAAGGCGTGAAGGACATCGCGGTGAACGCGGCCAAGCTGTTCGTCAAATACGCCGCGCAGCAGCCGGAAACCCACTGGACCTTCCAGTACTCGCCAGAGACCTTCAGCGCCACTGAGCTGGAGTTCGCCAAGGAAGTCTGTGACGCGGTCATCGAGGTGTGGAACCCGACCCCTGAGCACAAGATCATCCTCAACCTGCCAGCCACCGTGGAAGTGGCCACGCCGAACGTCTACGCCGACCAGATCGAATGGTTCTGCCGTAACGTCAATCGCCGCGACAGCGTAATCATCAGCCTGCACTGCCACAACGACCGCGGCACCGGCATCGCTGCGACCGAGCTGGGCTTGATGGCCGGTGCCGACCGCGCCGAAGGCTGCCTGTTCGGCAACGGCGAGCGGACCGGCAACGTCGACCTGGTGACCTTGGCCCTTAACCTGTACACCCAGGGCATCGACTCCAAACTGGACTTCTCCGATATCGACGGCGTGCGCAAGGTCGTTGAAGAATGCAACCAGCTGCCGGTGCACCCACGTCATCCGTATGTCGGCGACCTGGTCCACACCGCGTTCTCCGGTTCGCACCAGGATGCCATCCGCAAAGGCTTCGCCAAGCAACAGGAAGGCGAACTGTGGGAAGTGCCGTACCTGCCGATCGACCCGGCCGACATCGGCCGCAGCTACGAGGCGGTGATCCGCGTCAACAGCCAGTCGGGCAAAGGCGGCATCACCTACCTGCTCGAGCAGGAGTACGGCATCAGCCTGCCGCGCCGCATGCAGATCGAGTTCAGCCAGGTGGTTCAGGGCGAGACCGATCGCCTCGGCCTGGAAATGACTGCCCAGCAAATCCACGGCTTGCTGCACAAAGAGTACCTGCAAGCCAACTCGCCGTACGCGCTGGTCAGCCATCGCCTGCAGGAAGAGAACGGCCATAGCGCGGTGGAAGTCGAAGTCGCCGGTGAAGGCGAAACCACCTTGCACTGGCGCGGCAAGGGCAACGGCGCCCTGGAAGCATTGGTCGCCGGCCTGCCGATTGCAGTGGAGATCATGGACTACAACGAGCACGCCATCGGTGCCGGGACCAACGCCAAGGCGGCGGCCTACATCGAACTGCGCGTGGCCGGTGGCCGTCCGGTGCATGGTGTGGGAATCGATGAGAACATCACCACCGCCAGCTTCAAGGCGCTGTTCAGCGCGCTGAACCGCTCGTTGAGCCAGCAAGAAGCAAAAGCCGCCTAA
- the guaA gene encoding glutamine-hydrolyzing GMP synthase, which yields MALDIHAHRILILDFGSQYTQLIARRVREIGVYCELHPFDMDDEAIRAFNPRGIILAGGPESVHEANSPRAPQAVFDLNVPVLGICYGMQTMAEQMGGKVEGSELREFGYARVDVVGKSRLLDGIEDHIDDDGVFGLDVWMSHGDKVTKMPENFHVLASTPSCPIAGMFDDARGYYGVQFHPEVTHTKQGGRILSRFILDICGCEALWTASNIVEDAIAQVREQVGSANVLLGLSGGVDSSVVAALLHRAIGDQLTCVFVDNGLLRLHEGEQVMAMFAENMGVKVIRANAEAQFLGNLAGEADPEKKRKIIGRTFIDVFDAEASKLENIQFLAQGTIYPDVIESAGAKSGKAHVIKSHHNVGGLPEEMNLKLVEPLRELFKDEVRKIGLELGLPYDMVYRHPFPGPGLGVRILGEVKKEYADILRRADHIFIEELRKADWYHKTSQAFVVFQPVKSVGVVGDGRRYAWVVALRAVETVDFMTARWAHLPYELLETVSGRIINEIEGISRVTYDVSSKPPATIEWE from the coding sequence ATGGCCCTCGACATTCACGCTCACCGCATCCTGATCCTCGATTTCGGTTCCCAGTACACCCAGCTGATCGCCCGCCGCGTGCGCGAGATCGGTGTCTACTGCGAACTGCACCCGTTCGACATGGACGATGAAGCGATCCGCGCATTCAACCCGCGCGGCATCATCCTCGCTGGCGGCCCAGAGTCGGTCCACGAAGCCAACAGCCCACGTGCCCCGCAAGCGGTCTTCGACCTCAACGTACCAGTGCTGGGCATCTGCTACGGCATGCAGACCATGGCCGAGCAAATGGGCGGCAAGGTCGAAGGTTCCGAGCTGCGCGAATTCGGCTATGCCCGGGTTGACGTAGTCGGCAAGAGCCGCCTGCTCGACGGCATCGAAGACCACATCGACGATGATGGCGTATTCGGCCTGGACGTGTGGATGAGCCACGGTGACAAAGTCACCAAGATGCCAGAGAACTTCCACGTCCTGGCCAGCACGCCAAGCTGCCCCATCGCCGGCATGTTCGACGATGCGCGTGGCTACTACGGCGTGCAGTTCCACCCCGAAGTGACCCACACCAAGCAGGGCGGGCGCATCCTGTCGCGCTTCATCCTCGACATCTGCGGCTGTGAAGCGCTGTGGACGGCCTCGAACATCGTTGAAGACGCCATTGCCCAGGTGCGTGAGCAGGTAGGTTCGGCCAACGTCTTGCTCGGCCTGTCCGGCGGCGTCGACTCCTCGGTGGTTGCCGCGCTGCTGCACCGCGCCATTGGCGACCAACTGACCTGCGTATTCGTCGACAATGGCCTGCTGCGCCTGCACGAAGGCGAGCAGGTGATGGCCATGTTCGCCGAGAACATGGGCGTCAAGGTAATCCGCGCCAACGCTGAAGCGCAGTTCCTGGGTAACCTGGCTGGCGAGGCGGACCCAGAGAAGAAGCGTAAGATCATTGGTCGCACCTTCATCGACGTCTTCGATGCCGAAGCCAGCAAGCTGGAGAACATCCAGTTCCTCGCCCAGGGCACCATCTACCCGGACGTGATCGAGTCGGCAGGCGCCAAGAGCGGCAAGGCCCACGTGATCAAGTCGCACCACAACGTCGGTGGCCTGCCGGAGGAGATGAACCTCAAGCTGGTCGAGCCGCTGCGCGAACTGTTCAAGGACGAAGTACGCAAGATCGGCCTGGAGCTGGGCCTGCCGTACGACATGGTCTACCGCCACCCGTTCCCAGGCCCAGGCCTGGGCGTGCGTATCCTCGGTGAAGTGAAGAAAGAGTACGCCGACATCCTGCGTCGCGCCGACCACATCTTCATCGAAGAGCTGCGCAAGGCTGACTGGTACCACAAGACCAGCCAGGCCTTCGTGGTGTTCCAGCCGGTCAAGTCGGTGGGTGTGGTGGGTGATGGCCGTCGCTACGCCTGGGTAGTTGCCCTGCGTGCGGTCGAGACCGTGGACTTCATGACTGCTCGTTGGGCGCACCTGCCGTACGAGCTGCTGGAGACCGTCAGCGGCCGCATCATCAACGAGATCGAAGGCATCTCGCGCGTCACCTATGACGTATCGAGCAAGCCGCCTGCCACCATCGAGTGGGAGTGA
- a CDS encoding LysR family transcriptional regulator, whose translation MTSIRQLRYFVEIAECGSFSAAAERLFIVQSALSRQIKELEQQLATPLFERTARLPRLTAAGQVFLDRARQLLADLDKAERLAQEIGQGLRGSLRLNHSSTVPLTGRLLQRLGGYLEDNPNVSLEIAQQSSEAQLEDIAQGRLEIGLLRLPVLRQHEGVEIHPLFSEPLLLAVAANHPLADASCVQLGQLRDQRFISIPHRQRGGLSYLSASLCMQAGFFPQAAQVVSRKTTQLQLIQAGFGVALLPECMRDLAPPSVAFVPLQEACSSTVALACRRQPGDLVGKFLQAMGG comes from the coding sequence ATGACTTCCATTCGCCAGCTGCGCTACTTCGTGGAAATCGCCGAGTGCGGCAGCTTTAGCGCTGCCGCCGAACGACTGTTCATCGTCCAGTCGGCATTGAGCCGACAGATCAAGGAGCTGGAGCAGCAGCTCGCTACGCCGTTGTTCGAGCGCACGGCGCGCCTACCCCGGCTGACGGCGGCCGGGCAGGTGTTTCTCGACCGTGCGCGGCAACTGTTGGCCGACCTGGACAAGGCCGAACGCCTGGCCCAGGAAATTGGCCAAGGGCTGCGCGGCAGCCTGCGGCTCAATCATTCCAGTACGGTGCCGTTGACGGGGCGATTGCTGCAGCGCCTGGGCGGATACCTGGAAGACAATCCAAACGTTTCGCTGGAGATTGCCCAGCAGTCCTCTGAAGCGCAGCTGGAGGATATTGCCCAGGGGCGCCTGGAAATCGGCCTGCTGCGGTTACCGGTGCTGCGCCAGCACGAGGGGGTTGAGATTCACCCCTTGTTCAGCGAGCCGCTGCTGCTTGCGGTCGCGGCCAATCACCCATTGGCTGACGCAAGCTGCGTGCAACTTGGGCAATTGCGCGATCAGCGGTTCATTTCCATCCCGCATCGCCAGCGGGGCGGATTGAGCTATCTGTCGGCCTCACTGTGCATGCAGGCGGGATTCTTTCCGCAGGCGGCGCAGGTGGTTTCGCGCAAGACCACCCAACTGCAGTTGATCCAGGCAGGGTTTGGCGTGGCGTTGTTGCCTGAATGCATGCGCGATCTTGCTCCGCCCTCGGTAGCCTTTGTGCCATTGCAGGAGGCGTGTAGCAGCACGGTAGCGCTGGCGTGTCGGCGCCAGCCTGGTGATCTGGTGGGGAAGTTTTTACAAGCGATGGGTGGATGA